From Candoia aspera isolate rCanAsp1 chromosome 4, rCanAsp1.hap2, whole genome shotgun sequence, a single genomic window includes:
- the RNF32 gene encoding RING finger protein 32 translates to MAAKRHIITSTWTPPAPTRQPSCARPPRGPAQKPPPQGSEGRRARVPSPSRPYGARPAFRGSKAVFCESGRLATWCAAETGRRRRQQQQQAAALRMYAVNSRTSLYIEDREIIIASCSMMQKKCFKGSSYKQESVALTAVALQDHILHDLQLQNLSLADPLKSKTWSKKHKYRPVNKGTIRAVTDTGLKKRNKQTNNQNNPKDEDPEKEYVLDPSPQPLTLAQKLGLVELPAMPLTLEEWEHVKQRSIKQGDSVQPCAICKEEFALQPQVLLSCSHVFHRACLKAFERFAAKKSCPMCRKIQYQTRVIHDGARLFKIKCATRIQACWRGHIVRKWYKDLRKTVPPKDARLRKKFFEDKLTEICQRLLNSYDTCIDEFFFEIDSTVAASQEVFQRLEKRLGPEIHEVEWEKIQIQAFRQDIVDCPICIMPLIQPAQLQDGFSQDGYQSGPRQTVLLSCSHVFHSICLQAFEEFSLGERPVCPLCRSCYQKKILN, encoded by the exons ATGGCTGCAAAGAGGCACATCATTACTTCTACCTGGACTCCCCCAGCTCCTACCAGGCAGCCCTCCTGCGCGAGGCCTCCACGCGGCCCCGCCCAAAAGCCCCCTCCCCAAGGGAGTGAGGGAAGGCGCGCGCGCGTCCCCTCTCCCTCGCGCCCCTATGGGGCTCGCCCGGCCTTCCGGGGCTCGAAAGCCGTTTTTTGTGAGTCTGGTCGCTTAGCAACCTGGTGCGCGGCCGAgacggggcggcggcggcggcagcagcagcagcaggcggcGGCGCTTCGGA TGTATGCTGTCAATAGCAGGACCTCATTGTATATTGAAGATAGGGAAATTATCATTGCCTCCTGTTCCATGATGCAAAAGAAATGTTTCAAG GGGAGTTCCTACAAACAAGAGTCTGTAGCACTTACTGCTGTGGCATTACAAGATCACATTTTACATGATCTTCAACTGCAAAACCTTTCATTAGCAGATCCTTTAAAGTCAAAGACATGGAGTAAAAAACATAAGTACAGACCTGTAAACAAAGGGACAATCAGAGCAGTCACAGATACTGGATTAAAAAAAcgaaacaaacaaacgaacaaccAAAACAACCCAAAAGATGAAGATCCAGAAAAAGAATATGTTCTTGATCCAAGTCCTCAGCCTCTGACTTTAG CTCAGAAACTTGGATTGGTGGAGCTTCCTGCCATGCCGTTAACTCTGGAGGAATGGGAACATGTGAAGCAACGATCCATAAAACAAGGAGATTCTGTTCAGCCTTGTGCTATATGCAAAGAAGAATTTGCACTTCAGCCACAG GTGTTGCTCTCTTGTTCTCATGTGTTTCACAGG GCATGCCTGAAGGCTTTTGAAAGATTTGCAGCTAAAAAGAGCTGTCCAATGTGTAGAAAGATCCAGTATCAAACACGAGTAATTCATGATGGAGCccgcctttttaaaataaagtgtgcTACAAG AATTCAAGCTTGCTGGAGGGGACATATTGTTAGAAAATGGTACAAAGATCTGagaaaaacagtgcctcccaaAGATGcgagattaagaaaaaaattctttGAAGACAAG CTTACAGAGATCTGCCAGCGGTTATTGAATTCCTATGATACTTGCATTGATGAATTCTTCTTTGAGATCGATTCTACTGTAGCTGCAAGTCAAGAAGTATTTCAGCGATTAGAAAAAAGGTTGGGCCCAGAGATACATGAAGTTGAGTGGGAAAAGATTCAGATTCAG GCATTCCGACAAGATATTGTTGATTGTCCCATTTGCATTATGCCACTCATCCAGCCTGCTCAACTCCAAGATGGATTTTCCCAAGATGGCTACCAGTCAGGTCCCCGTCAGACAGTGCTGCTCTCCTGTTCTCACGTGTTCCATAGTATCTGTCTTCAAGCATTTGAAGAGTTTTCTTTAGGAGAAAGACCTGTATGTCCTTTATGCCGTTCCTGTTATCAAAAGAAAATACTCAACTAA